One segment of Sandaracinaceae bacterium DNA contains the following:
- a CDS encoding AraC family transcriptional regulator — protein sequence MPSNARTVPSATDPLGETLHLLRFTGTLYCRAELTAPWGVHVPALPGHMTFLIVMSGHAWLEVDGEPPRVLEPGSLTLVPHGTSHRARSAPGVALTPLFDIPVEHVSDRYEIMRYGGGGERTHITYGVVRVDEAATQRLVSLLPTVLHVPTWSDDANVWLASSIRFIASEASARRPGGEMVITRLADILVIQAIRSWIDAAPEARHGWIAALRDPHLGRALASIHRAPGAPWTLETLAREAVMSRSVFSARFTAVVGEPAMQYLTRLRMQVAHERARASDEPLAALASHVGYQSEAAFCRAFKRMFGVSPGSLRTAHR from the coding sequence GTGCCCTCGAACGCGCGAACGGTCCCCTCGGCGACGGATCCCCTCGGCGAGACGCTGCACCTGCTCCGGTTCACGGGGACGCTCTACTGCCGCGCCGAGCTGACCGCGCCGTGGGGCGTGCACGTGCCCGCGCTGCCGGGGCACATGACCTTCCTCATCGTGATGTCGGGGCACGCATGGCTCGAGGTCGACGGGGAGCCGCCTCGCGTGCTCGAGCCCGGCAGTCTCACCCTGGTGCCACACGGCACCTCGCATCGCGCACGCAGCGCGCCCGGCGTCGCACTCACGCCGCTGTTCGACATCCCCGTGGAGCACGTGAGCGACCGCTACGAGATCATGCGCTACGGGGGCGGGGGCGAGCGCACGCACATCACGTATGGCGTGGTGCGCGTGGACGAGGCCGCGACGCAGCGCCTGGTGTCGCTCCTTCCGACCGTGCTGCACGTCCCCACCTGGAGTGACGACGCGAACGTGTGGCTCGCGAGCTCGATCCGCTTCATCGCGAGCGAGGCGAGCGCGCGGAGGCCCGGAGGCGAGATGGTGATCACGCGCCTCGCGGACATCCTGGTGATCCAGGCGATCCGCTCGTGGATCGACGCGGCGCCCGAAGCCCGACACGGCTGGATCGCGGCGCTCCGCGACCCGCACCTCGGGAGGGCGCTCGCCTCGATCCATCGCGCGCCGGGTGCGCCGTGGACGCTAGAGACGCTGGCGCGAGAGGCCGTCATGTCTCGCTCGGTCTTCTCAGCGCGGTTCACCGCGGTCGTGGGAGAGCCCGCGATGCAGTACCTCACGCGCTTGCGCATGCAGGTGGCGCACGAACGCGCTCGGGCCAGCGACGAGCCCCTCGCCGCGCTCGCGAGCCACGTGGGCTACCAGTCCGAGGCGGCGTTCTGCCGGGCCTTCAAGCGCATGTTCGGCGTGTCCCCCGGCAGCCTACGCACGGCGCACCGCTGA
- a CDS encoding tetratricopeptide repeat protein, with product MRGEANGVHGALLLVALLNLSACGGEADEPSASTTAPEATGTTASATPAGAAQTAPTGEGSAAAEDGGVTLEEDAGVDAAVAVVRPEFTVPAYAAAPQACEPHPELAPVVPVTVRDLDRGVPDFPMVEAVNATCQLPPADLAATFNRGGLRRHRSRDYVQSQHYFGQALVADPSQLSARFNLACALARQDAIDEAIEQLAQLELAGPEGREYAARAQTDADFGAYHGTPILAALVRGLSPAIEALPSTDDRTVGSAWDESMVELRGAIVMVDGEHVWESGVLDATAFQAVVLAMEPDRRRFSFYAERPSDAVREALAGLGLQVLTRHAGWSPSESRNYLVVPVSSRDEVRHTLYIGQLLTEGAIRPLESVELPAATCAEGVEAVQAFVVTPDHRAFGYVVGCLDALPHTFQRCLFYFQSDELHRRCGQGTAPAAPAASAAQPAPAE from the coding sequence ATGAGGGGTGAAGCGAACGGGGTGCACGGGGCGTTGCTGCTCGTCGCGCTGTTGAATCTGAGTGCATGCGGCGGAGAAGCCGACGAGCCGTCCGCCTCGACGACGGCCCCAGAAGCGACCGGCACCACGGCGTCGGCCACCCCCGCCGGCGCAGCGCAAACGGCTCCCACGGGCGAAGGCAGCGCCGCAGCGGAGGACGGCGGCGTGACGCTAGAAGAGGACGCCGGCGTGGACGCTGCGGTCGCCGTCGTGCGGCCCGAGTTCACGGTGCCGGCCTATGCGGCGGCGCCGCAAGCGTGTGAGCCGCACCCCGAGTTGGCACCGGTCGTGCCCGTGACCGTGCGCGACCTGGACCGGGGCGTGCCCGACTTTCCGATGGTGGAGGCGGTGAACGCCACCTGCCAACTCCCGCCGGCCGACCTCGCCGCCACGTTCAACCGCGGTGGGCTGCGCCGCCACCGCTCGCGCGACTACGTGCAGTCGCAGCACTACTTCGGACAGGCGCTGGTGGCGGACCCGAGCCAGCTGAGCGCGCGCTTCAACCTGGCGTGTGCGCTGGCGCGCCAAGACGCCATCGACGAGGCCATCGAGCAGCTGGCGCAGCTGGAGCTCGCAGGGCCGGAGGGGCGGGAGTACGCCGCTCGCGCGCAGACCGACGCGGACTTCGGTGCGTACCACGGCACGCCCATCCTGGCGGCGCTCGTGCGCGGGCTCTCGCCTGCCATCGAGGCGCTACCCAGCACCGACGACCGGACGGTGGGGTCCGCGTGGGACGAGTCCATGGTCGAGCTGCGCGGTGCCATCGTCATGGTCGACGGAGAGCATGTCTGGGAGAGCGGCGTGCTGGACGCCACCGCGTTCCAGGCCGTGGTGCTCGCCATGGAGCCTGACCGGCGGCGCTTCAGCTTCTACGCCGAACGCCCTTCGGACGCTGTTCGTGAAGCGCTCGCTGGGCTGGGCCTGCAGGTCTTGACGCGCCACGCCGGCTGGTCGCCGAGCGAGTCCCGCAACTACCTGGTGGTCCCGGTCTCGAGCCGCGACGAGGTGCGCCACACGCTGTACATCGGGCAGCTGCTGACGGAAGGCGCCATCCGACCGCTCGAGTCGGTGGAGCTCCCCGCGGCCACGTGCGCCGAGGGCGTGGAGGCCGTGCAGGCGTTCGTGGTCACGCCCGACCACCGCGCGTTCGGGTACGTGGTGGGCTGTCTCGACGCTCTGCCACACACGTTTCAGCGCTGCCTCTTCTACTTCCAGAGTGACGAGCTGCACCGGCGGTGTGGCCAGGGCACGGCCCCCGCCGCGCCCGCAGCGAGCGCTGCGCAGCCTGCTCCGGCGGAGTAG
- a CDS encoding class I SAM-dependent methyltransferase gives MTDATKIAPTAHYTAYAWHVLGRPHAEYFATPLGKRLFHAYRLLELPATLRGEPSKLLRTLRNRHTLIDAELERIQPDVVVELGAGLSRRGLTFALDAGVRYVEIDLPAMVAYKRQLLVTRVPPALRARLGDRLRMLDVDIFAPGFTDVLAKELHGAQRPVVIAEGVVGYFDTAQRIALLERVRHALPAAGTFLADLRVKEGQAAATRLLRLGIWVATRGRGASASFTSEAEVRDMLQRAGFGDVAHLPPRERDVLSGVWRARPLSS, from the coding sequence ATGACGGACGCCACAAAGATTGCCCCGACGGCGCACTACACGGCCTACGCATGGCACGTGCTCGGCCGACCGCACGCGGAGTACTTCGCCACGCCGCTCGGGAAGCGTCTGTTTCACGCCTACCGGCTGCTCGAGCTGCCCGCGACGCTGCGTGGTGAGCCCAGCAAGCTGCTGCGCACGCTCCGCAACCGGCACACACTCATCGACGCGGAGCTCGAGCGCATCCAACCTGACGTGGTCGTCGAGCTGGGCGCTGGCTTGTCGCGCCGCGGGCTGACCTTCGCCCTCGATGCAGGCGTGCGCTACGTGGAGATCGACCTACCGGCGATGGTCGCCTACAAGCGCCAGCTGCTGGTCACGCGGGTGCCGCCTGCCCTGCGAGCACGCCTCGGGGATCGGTTGCGGATGCTGGACGTGGACATCTTTGCGCCCGGCTTCACGGACGTGTTGGCGAAGGAGCTCCACGGCGCGCAGCGCCCCGTCGTCATCGCGGAGGGCGTGGTGGGCTACTTCGATACGGCCCAGCGAATCGCGCTTCTCGAGCGGGTGCGCCACGCCTTGCCCGCCGCCGGCACGTTCCTGGCGGACCTCCGCGTGAAGGAAGGCCAAGCCGCCGCCACGCGCCTGCTTCGGCTGGGCATCTGGGTGGCCACCCGCGGTCGCGGTGCCAGCGCCAGCTTCACCAGCGAGGCCGAGGTGCGCGACATGCTGCAGCGCGCCGGCTTCGGTGACGTGGCGCACCTGCCGCCGCGCGAGCGAGACGTGCTGTCTGGCGTGTGGCGCGCGCGGCCTCTCTCCAGCTGA
- a CDS encoding phosphoadenylyl-sulfate reductase, with protein MDELDSTSSDLDLQAINLELRDASAEDVILWAAQRYGERLVVSTSFGATAAVMLHLVARVAPETKVVCVDTGYLFPETYRFAVDLEQRFGLAMHWATPAISSARQEALYGNRWEQGDEGVAEYLRINKVEPLEKLLNELGTVAWLAGLRANQTEHRASLPRVGMQNGRVKLHPILQWSEEDVDAYMERHDLPYHPLYAEGYRSIGDTHSTLPTTADMDPRDGRLLGKKKECGLHLPLTPAQNQSLKSSGL; from the coding sequence ATGGACGAACTCGACTCCACCTCAAGCGATCTCGATCTCCAGGCCATCAACCTGGAGCTGCGCGACGCCAGCGCCGAAGACGTCATCCTGTGGGCCGCCCAACGCTACGGCGAGCGCCTGGTGGTCTCCACCAGCTTCGGGGCCACGGCCGCGGTCATGTTGCACCTGGTGGCCCGGGTGGCGCCCGAGACCAAGGTGGTCTGCGTGGACACGGGCTACCTGTTCCCCGAGACCTACCGCTTCGCCGTGGACCTCGAGCAGCGCTTCGGGCTGGCCATGCACTGGGCCACGCCGGCCATCTCGTCGGCCCGGCAAGAGGCGCTCTACGGCAACCGTTGGGAACAGGGTGACGAGGGCGTCGCCGAGTACCTGCGCATCAACAAGGTGGAGCCGCTCGAGAAGCTGCTGAACGAGCTGGGCACCGTGGCGTGGCTGGCCGGCCTGCGCGCCAACCAGACCGAGCACCGCGCCAGCCTCCCTCGTGTGGGCATGCAGAACGGGCGCGTGAAGCTGCACCCCATCCTGCAGTGGAGCGAAGAAGACGTGGACGCCTACATGGAGCGCCACGACCTGCCCTATCACCCGCTCTACGCAGAGGGTTACCGCTCCATCGGTGACACGCACTCCACGCTGCCCACCACGGCCGACATGGACCCGCGCGACGGGCGCCTGCTGGGCAAGAAGAAGGAGTGCGGCCTGCACCTCCCGCTCACGCCGGCGCAGAACCAGTCGCTCAAGTCTTCGGGCCTCTGA
- a CDS encoding methyltransferase: protein MGKGAAGGQDGRGGDASTRLLLARGLSGRALVVDPPDAESVGVMRAELGRGGDGNGLRALTFDVRQVAFAELHGSPAARDHAGAFDVALVYLPKGKARQRWVLDLAAQALRSEGELRVAGGKREGIRSIRDAVAERFATVLEITSGGHAQCIVARGPRVLADGGAGLERYASEAVLAVPGEPLTCMWYPGVYGADKLDEGSALLLGVLAAWVEAGELERVERVLDVGCGSGVLGAFVARAAAARALLGAGRSLRVDLVDVDALALEAARATLRRAGLEMAEVSVFGSDVYSHVSGRYDWIISNPPFHEGVRTSYDAPERLIREAPKHLRPGGRLVLVANAFLPYRDALDQTFGGHAVLAETGRFRVYEARGR, encoded by the coding sequence ATGGGCAAGGGCGCTGCGGGCGGCCAAGACGGCCGGGGGGGAGACGCGAGCACGCGCCTGCTGCTGGCGCGCGGGCTGAGTGGGCGTGCGCTGGTGGTCGACCCACCCGACGCCGAGAGCGTGGGGGTGATGCGCGCCGAGCTCGGTCGAGGGGGAGACGGAAACGGGCTGCGGGCGCTGACCTTCGACGTGCGCCAGGTCGCGTTCGCGGAGCTGCACGGGTCCCCGGCGGCGAGGGACCACGCGGGGGCGTTCGACGTGGCGCTGGTCTACCTGCCCAAGGGCAAGGCGCGGCAGCGCTGGGTGCTGGACCTCGCGGCGCAGGCGCTCCGGTCCGAGGGCGAGCTGCGCGTGGCGGGCGGCAAGCGCGAGGGCATCCGCTCCATCCGCGACGCCGTGGCCGAGCGGTTCGCGACCGTGCTGGAGATCACGAGCGGTGGTCACGCGCAGTGCATCGTGGCGCGCGGCCCGCGCGTGCTGGCGGATGGCGGGGCGGGGCTCGAGCGGTACGCGAGCGAGGCCGTGCTAGCGGTGCCCGGCGAGCCGCTGACGTGCATGTGGTACCCGGGCGTGTACGGCGCCGACAAGCTCGACGAAGGCAGCGCGCTCTTGCTGGGGGTGCTGGCCGCGTGGGTCGAGGCTGGCGAGCTCGAGCGCGTGGAGCGGGTGCTCGACGTGGGCTGCGGCAGCGGCGTGCTGGGCGCGTTCGTGGCGCGCGCGGCGGCGGCACGCGCGCTGCTGGGTGCGGGAAGAAGCCTGCGCGTGGACCTGGTGGACGTGGACGCGCTCGCGCTCGAGGCGGCGCGCGCCACGCTCCGGCGGGCTGGGCTGGAGATGGCCGAGGTGAGCGTGTTCGGGTCCGATGTGTACTCGCACGTGAGCGGGCGGTACGATTGGATCATCAGCAACCCGCCGTTCCACGAAGGTGTGCGCACGTCGTATGACGCGCCCGAACGCTTGATCCGTGAAGCACCCAAGCACCTGCGCCCGGGTGGCCGGCTGGTGCTGGTAGCGAACGCGTTCCTGCCGTATCGCGATGCGCTGGACCAGACGTTTGGTGGTCATGCCGTGCTGGCCGAGACCGGGCGGTTCCGGGTGTACGAGGCGCGCGGGCGCTGA
- a CDS encoding RNA-binding transcriptional accessory protein produces MTEATASQFDVVGPIAVELQLPPRGVAAVVQLLEEGATVPFIARYRKEVTGGLDEVQIRDIQERKAYLRELDERRTAVLASIEEQGKLTPELKKRILACSTKAALEDLYAPYKQKRRTRATIAKEKGLEPLALRILAQPLDGRPLDEAQAFVSAEKEVPSAEEALKGARDIVAEVVADHADVRALLRDAFANKGDVATSVVKGKETERTKFEDYYDYREAAKDIPSHRFLAIRRGETEGVLRLKLEVDPDPLLPRLQANMNLNPASPWAPVMREAVEDAFKRLLAPSVETDVRVDLKLRADREAVEVFAENLKHLLLAAPLGQRSVVGVDPGLRTGCKLAAVDSTGRYLGTDTIYPFKGVGDVERAKADFLRFLARHNPLAIAVGNGTAGRETETFVREVLRDPMVPSPKPLVVLVSESGASIYSASDIAREEFPDLDLTIRGAISIARRLQDPLAELVKIDPKSIGVGQYQHDVHQSLLKRKLGEVVESCVNAVGVELNTASAPLLSFVAGVGDSLAKRIVQHREANGAFTSRKDLLKVSGLGPRAFEQAAGFLRVRGGEHPLDGSAVHPERYELVERIAQDLGVPLGELVGNEKHVARVDVKRYVTEGVGEPTLRDILAELRRPGRDPRDEFEAPNFREDVTKLTDLQEGMVLEGVVTNVTNFGAFVDVGVKQDGLVHISELSDRFVEDAASVVKVGQRLKVTVMEVDLERGRVALSAKSEPGRRGGGGAPRERSAGGQDARGGQGRGGQGGGGGRGGQGGQGGGGGRGGQGGGRDAQPKQGGFSNNPFANLKL; encoded by the coding sequence ATGACGGAAGCGACAGCAAGCCAGTTCGACGTGGTGGGCCCGATCGCGGTGGAGCTGCAGCTGCCGCCCAGGGGTGTGGCGGCGGTGGTCCAGCTGCTGGAGGAGGGCGCCACGGTGCCCTTCATCGCGCGCTACCGCAAGGAGGTCACGGGCGGCCTCGACGAGGTGCAGATCCGCGACATCCAGGAGCGAAAGGCCTACCTGCGCGAGCTGGACGAGCGCCGCACGGCGGTGCTGGCCAGCATCGAGGAGCAGGGCAAGCTCACGCCCGAGCTGAAGAAGCGCATCCTGGCATGCAGCACCAAGGCGGCCCTCGAGGACCTCTACGCGCCCTACAAGCAGAAGCGCCGCACGCGGGCGACCATCGCCAAGGAGAAGGGCCTCGAGCCGCTGGCGCTGCGCATCTTGGCCCAGCCGCTCGACGGCCGCCCGCTGGACGAGGCGCAGGCCTTCGTGTCCGCCGAGAAGGAAGTGCCCAGCGCCGAAGAGGCCTTGAAGGGCGCCCGTGACATCGTGGCCGAGGTGGTGGCCGACCACGCCGACGTGCGCGCCCTGCTGCGCGACGCGTTCGCCAACAAGGGCGACGTGGCCACCAGCGTGGTGAAGGGCAAGGAGACCGAGCGCACCAAGTTCGAGGACTACTACGACTACCGCGAGGCCGCGAAGGACATCCCGTCGCACCGCTTCCTGGCCATCCGGCGCGGCGAGACGGAGGGCGTGCTGCGCCTGAAGCTGGAGGTGGACCCCGACCCGTTGCTGCCGCGCCTGCAGGCCAACATGAACCTCAACCCCGCGTCGCCGTGGGCCCCTGTCATGCGCGAGGCGGTGGAAGACGCGTTCAAGCGCCTGCTGGCGCCCAGCGTGGAGACCGACGTGCGCGTGGACCTCAAGCTGCGCGCGGACCGCGAGGCGGTGGAGGTGTTCGCCGAGAACCTGAAGCACCTGCTGCTGGCGGCGCCGCTCGGGCAGCGCAGCGTGGTGGGGGTGGACCCGGGCCTGCGCACGGGCTGCAAGCTGGCCGCGGTGGACTCCACGGGGCGCTACCTGGGCACGGACACCATCTACCCGTTCAAGGGCGTGGGCGACGTGGAGCGCGCCAAGGCCGACTTCCTTCGCTTCCTGGCGCGGCACAACCCGCTGGCCATCGCGGTGGGCAACGGCACGGCCGGGCGCGAGACCGAGACGTTCGTGCGCGAGGTGCTGCGCGACCCCATGGTCCCGAGCCCGAAGCCGCTGGTGGTGCTGGTGAGCGAGTCGGGCGCCAGCATCTACAGCGCGTCGGACATCGCGCGCGAAGAGTTCCCGGACCTGGACCTCACCATCCGCGGCGCCATCAGCATCGCGCGGCGCCTGCAAGACCCGCTGGCCGAGCTGGTGAAGATCGACCCCAAGTCCATCGGCGTGGGCCAGTACCAGCACGACGTGCACCAGAGCCTGCTCAAGCGGAAGCTGGGCGAGGTGGTGGAGAGCTGCGTGAACGCCGTGGGCGTGGAGCTCAACACGGCCAGCGCGCCGCTGCTCAGCTTCGTGGCCGGCGTGGGTGACTCGCTGGCGAAGCGCATCGTGCAGCACCGCGAGGCCAACGGCGCGTTCACCAGCCGCAAGGACTTGCTCAAGGTCTCGGGTCTGGGGCCGCGCGCGTTCGAGCAGGCAGCGGGCTTCTTGCGCGTGCGTGGTGGCGAGCACCCGCTCGATGGCTCGGCCGTGCACCCGGAGCGCTACGAGCTGGTGGAGCGCATCGCGCAGGACCTGGGCGTGCCGCTCGGCGAGCTGGTGGGCAACGAGAAGCACGTGGCCCGCGTGGACGTGAAGCGCTACGTGACCGAGGGCGTGGGCGAGCCCACCCTGCGCGACATCCTGGCCGAGCTGCGGCGGCCGGGTCGCGACCCCCGCGACGAGTTCGAGGCGCCGAACTTCCGTGAGGACGTCACCAAGCTCACGGACCTCCAGGAGGGCATGGTGCTCGAGGGCGTGGTCACCAACGTGACCAACTTCGGCGCGTTCGTGGACGTGGGCGTGAAGCAGGACGGCCTGGTGCACATCAGCGAGCTGTCGGACCGCTTCGTGGAGGACGCCGCCAGTGTGGTGAAGGTGGGCCAGCGCCTGAAGGTCACCGTCATGGAGGTGGACCTCGAGCGCGGGCGTGTGGCGCTCAGCGCCAAGTCCGAGCCGGGGCGGCGTGGTGGCGGTGGTGCTCCTCGCGAGCGCAGCGCAGGCGGACAGGATGCGCGCGGTGGCCAAGGCCGCGGCGGGCAGGGCGGCGGCGGTGGTCGCGGCGGCCAGGGTGGGCAGGGCGGCGGTGGTGGTCGCGGTGGTCAGGGCGGTGGCCGCGACGCGCAGCCCAAGCAGGGCGGCTTCAGCAACAACCCGTTCGCGAACTTGAAGCTCTGA
- a CDS encoding DUF4345 domain-containing protein has protein sequence MSPLTRSRLGTATLALAGIIGIAVGAAALFAPDAFFASNGIQLGANASLRSELRSAGGANLGMGVLMLAGAFARPLRLLSALLVATFYLAYGTSRVFAWVVDGPPHEGLIAAAIIELAIGAAGVLLLARARHARHP, from the coding sequence ATGAGCCCGCTGACTCGCTCGCGCCTCGGCACGGCCACGCTCGCGCTGGCGGGGATCATCGGCATCGCCGTGGGTGCGGCGGCGCTCTTCGCGCCAGACGCGTTCTTCGCGAGCAACGGCATCCAGCTCGGCGCGAACGCGAGCTTGCGCAGCGAGCTGCGATCCGCCGGGGGCGCGAACCTGGGGATGGGCGTGCTGATGCTCGCCGGAGCGTTCGCCCGCCCGCTGCGCCTCCTGTCCGCCCTGCTCGTGGCGACCTTCTATCTCGCCTACGGCACGTCTCGCGTCTTCGCGTGGGTGGTGGACGGCCCGCCGCACGAAGGCCTCATCGCCGCGGCCATCATCGAGCTAGCGATCGGTGCGGCGGGGGTCCTCCTTCTGGCCCGCGCTCGCCACGCGCGTCATCCCTGA
- a CDS encoding response regulator: MRANPPSEADGDQLNVLVIEDDPDMQRLLVDLVLNAGHQAVAAESAEEGLALLTQWSFQVAILDHNLPGMEGILLGEYLRRHNPNITIALVTGDDDPRLPRESRQHEIVFMAKPFEPERIQQLLRDAVTANHERMQAERARGQEAFEPPIAAYVDEVGACYDIPNVPDRLTKRLVETLKRHLNNLRTSARYNERDRVVAFSGLLSAKVLGLDLPRSSSGATLYEEYDALMRQYGRRAEFGEQAA; encoded by the coding sequence ATGCGAGCGAATCCCCCCTCCGAAGCGGATGGCGATCAACTCAACGTCTTGGTCATCGAGGATGACCCGGACATGCAGAGGCTGCTGGTGGACCTGGTGCTCAACGCCGGACACCAGGCGGTGGCGGCCGAGTCGGCCGAGGAGGGGCTCGCGCTGCTCACGCAGTGGTCGTTCCAGGTGGCCATCCTGGACCACAACCTGCCCGGCATGGAGGGCATCCTGCTGGGCGAGTACCTGCGCCGGCACAACCCGAACATCACCATCGCGCTGGTCACCGGCGACGACGACCCGCGCCTGCCGCGCGAGAGCCGGCAACACGAGATCGTGTTCATGGCGAAGCCCTTCGAGCCCGAGCGCATTCAGCAGCTGCTGCGCGACGCCGTGACCGCCAACCACGAGCGCATGCAGGCCGAGCGCGCGCGCGGTCAGGAGGCGTTCGAGCCGCCCATCGCCGCGTACGTGGACGAGGTGGGAGCCTGCTACGACATCCCGAACGTGCCCGACCGGCTCACCAAGCGCTTGGTGGAGACCCTCAAGCGGCACCTCAACAACCTGCGCACGTCGGCGCGCTACAACGAGCGAGACCGGGTGGTGGCGTTCTCGGGGCTGCTCAGCGCCAAGGTGCTGGGCCTCGACCTGCCGCGCTCGTCGTCGGGCGCCACCCTCTACGAAGAGTACGACGCGCTGATGAGGCAGTACGGACGCCGCGCCGAGTTCGGCGAGCAGGCCGCCTGA
- a CDS encoding NAD(P)H-binding protein, protein MSFSTTLVIGSTGKTGRRIVPKLRERGQAVREGSRQSNPPFDWADSSGWAHALEGVSAVYVAFSPDLAAPTAPAAIERLTQLAREAGVERFVLLSGRGEHNAVRCEDIVRASGLPYTIVRASWFYQNFSEGQLLDAVRAGVVALPAGDVHEPFIDVSDIADVAVAALVDEGHTGRLYEVTGPRLLRFADAVAEMSQAAGRDIAYVPVSPSHFHAALAAEAGPDVADLLTNLCEEVFDGRNAQMADGVQQALGRPPRDFSDFCREVAASGVWRV, encoded by the coding sequence ATGTCATTCAGCACCACGCTCGTCATCGGATCCACAGGCAAGACAGGTCGACGGATCGTCCCAAAGCTTCGTGAACGCGGACAAGCGGTTCGAGAGGGCTCGAGGCAGTCCAACCCTCCGTTCGACTGGGCCGACAGCTCCGGTTGGGCCCACGCCCTCGAAGGTGTCTCGGCCGTCTACGTTGCGTTCAGTCCAGACCTGGCGGCGCCCACCGCCCCCGCGGCCATCGAGCGACTCACCCAGCTCGCGCGTGAGGCTGGGGTGGAGCGCTTCGTGCTGCTCTCGGGTCGCGGTGAGCACAACGCAGTCCGCTGCGAGGACATCGTCCGCGCGAGCGGACTGCCGTACACCATTGTGCGCGCGAGCTGGTTCTACCAGAACTTCAGCGAAGGCCAGTTGCTCGACGCGGTGCGCGCAGGGGTGGTCGCCCTGCCTGCGGGGGACGTCCATGAGCCGTTCATCGACGTTTCGGACATCGCCGATGTGGCCGTCGCCGCGCTCGTGGACGAGGGGCACACCGGTCGCCTCTACGAGGTCACCGGTCCGCGACTCCTGCGCTTCGCGGACGCCGTCGCGGAGATGTCGCAGGCGGCTGGTCGTGACATCGCGTACGTGCCCGTGAGCCCGTCGCACTTCCACGCTGCGCTCGCCGCGGAAGCGGGCCCCGACGTGGCGGACTTGCTCACGAACCTCTGCGAAGAGGTGTTCGATGGGCGCAACGCGCAGATGGCGGACGGAGTGCAGCAAGCACTGGGACGACCGCCGCGCGACTTCTCGGACTTCTGCCGCGAGGTGGCCGCCTCGGGGGTCTGGCGCGTATGA
- a CDS encoding PilZ domain-containing protein → MSGPESTPPAYTERAERYALMAQVRVRRSDIDYVLDVIDISLSGALIDLRELARPKWLKVRQEVLLTLLLDGEQQELTGEIVRIVEDLEGSRFAIRYTPKVVVEDLRQLLMAHGRSLPPPLPGAPGRRGG, encoded by the coding sequence ATGTCGGGGCCCGAATCCACACCGCCTGCCTATACCGAGCGTGCCGAGCGCTACGCGCTGATGGCGCAGGTGCGCGTGCGCCGCTCGGACATCGACTACGTGCTCGACGTGATCGACATCAGCTTGAGCGGTGCGCTCATCGACCTGCGTGAGCTGGCCCGGCCCAAGTGGCTGAAGGTGCGCCAAGAGGTGCTGCTCACGCTCCTGTTGGACGGCGAGCAGCAAGAGCTCACCGGCGAGATCGTACGCATCGTGGAGGACCTCGAGGGCTCGCGCTTCGCCATCCGCTACACGCCCAAGGTGGTCGTGGAGGACCTGCGCCAGCTGCTCATGGCGCACGGCCGGTCGCTGCCTCCTCCGCTGCCTGGCGCTCCGGGCCGCCGCGGCGGCTGA